A single Micromonospora luteifusca DNA region contains:
- a CDS encoding Lrp/AsnC family transcriptional regulator, whose amino-acid sequence MPPEPNDVRPFPALDEVDRAILTELAADGRLPNNALAERVGVAPSTCLTRTRALRERGAIRGFHAEVDPAALGLPLQALVSVRLTAHERAAVDAFRARSVRLPGVVSVFHVAGAEDYVLHVRAASGDALRDFVLDHLAVDPVVQHTQTSLIFEQARGMG is encoded by the coding sequence CCCCCTGAGCCGAATGATGTGCGGCCGTTTCCGGCCCTGGACGAGGTGGACCGCGCAATCCTGACCGAGCTGGCCGCGGATGGCCGGCTGCCGAACAACGCTCTCGCCGAGCGGGTGGGCGTGGCACCGTCGACGTGCCTGACCCGTACCCGGGCGCTGCGGGAGCGTGGCGCGATCCGCGGTTTTCACGCGGAGGTGGATCCGGCCGCGCTGGGACTGCCGTTGCAGGCGTTGGTGTCGGTGCGGTTGACCGCGCACGAGCGGGCGGCGGTGGACGCGTTCCGGGCCCGGTCGGTGCGCCTGCCCGGGGTGGTCTCGGTGTTCCACGTGGCCGGTGCGGAGGATTACGTGCTGCACGTGCGGGCGGCGTCGGGCGACGCGTTGCGTGACTTCGTGCTGGATCATCTGGCGGTCGATCCGGTGGTGCAGCACACCCAGACCAGTCTGATCTTCGAGCAGGCTCGTGGGATGGGCTGA
- a CDS encoding LLM class flavin-dependent oxidoreductase: protein MITVPLSVLDLAPVAKATTVGAALEATTELARRTEELGYHRFWVAEHHNMPAIASSAPAVLLAHLAANTSTIRLGSGGVMLPNHAPLVVAEQFGTLEALHPGRIDLGIGRAPGTDQVTALALRRTMEGLSAEGFPRELADLMNYFSGERPGQIIATPGRGEQPAVWLLGSSGFSAQLAGLLGLPFSFAHHFSSANTLPALALYRQNFRPSQWLDKPYAMVAVNAVCADTDERAEWLAGPSALSFLKLRSGRPEPLSTPDEAAAYPYSEIEREFVLQRRDGQAMGSPETVRRQLTELVERTGADELMLTTLVYDVQDRVRSYELIAEQVAGGLRQRA, encoded by the coding sequence GTGATCACCGTACCGTTGTCTGTTCTTGATCTTGCTCCGGTCGCCAAGGCCACCACTGTCGGCGCGGCCCTGGAAGCCACCACCGAGCTGGCCCGCCGCACCGAGGAGCTGGGCTACCACCGGTTCTGGGTGGCCGAGCACCACAACATGCCGGCGATCGCCAGCTCCGCCCCCGCGGTGCTGCTGGCGCACCTGGCGGCGAACACGTCGACCATCCGGCTCGGGTCGGGCGGGGTGATGCTGCCCAACCACGCGCCGCTGGTGGTGGCCGAGCAGTTCGGCACCCTGGAGGCGCTGCACCCTGGTCGGATCGACCTGGGCATCGGGCGGGCGCCGGGCACCGACCAGGTGACCGCGCTGGCGTTGCGGCGCACCATGGAGGGCCTGTCGGCGGAGGGTTTCCCCCGCGAGCTGGCGGACCTGATGAACTACTTCAGCGGGGAACGGCCGGGGCAGATCATCGCCACGCCGGGTCGCGGTGAGCAGCCCGCCGTGTGGCTGCTGGGTTCCAGCGGTTTCAGCGCCCAGCTCGCCGGTCTGCTCGGTCTGCCGTTCTCGTTCGCGCACCACTTCAGCTCGGCGAACACCCTGCCGGCGCTGGCCCTGTACCGGCAGAACTTCCGGCCGTCGCAGTGGTTGGACAAGCCGTACGCGATGGTGGCGGTCAACGCGGTGTGCGCGGACACCGACGAGCGCGCCGAGTGGTTGGCGGGGCCGAGCGCCCTGTCGTTCCTGAAGCTGCGTTCCGGCCGACCGGAGCCGCTGTCGACGCCCGACGAGGCGGCGGCGTACCCGTACTCCGAGATCGAGCGGGAGTTCGTGCTGCAGCGCCGCGACGGTCAGGCGATGGGTTCACCGGAGACGGTGCGCCGGCAGCTGACCGAGCTGGTGGAGCGCACCGGCGCGGACGAGCTGATGCTCACCACGCTCGTGTACGACGTGCAGGACCGGGTGCGGTCGTACGAGTTGATTGCCGAGCAGGTGGCGGGCGGTCTGCGCCAGCGGGCGTGA